The Pleuronectes platessa chromosome 13, fPlePla1.1, whole genome shotgun sequence genome includes a window with the following:
- the zte38 gene encoding zebrafish testis-expressed 38 codes for MAAGKMCARKTKEETAEWTGLFLNDLKTRQESLVFVKRMMAVAVSSITYLRGIFPEDAYRSRYLEDLCVKVLREDCSRPGASKVVKWMMGCFDAIEKQYLQIVFIGVYTNPDEPNCIIESYQFKFKYTEKGPEMDILRNNDVKIQVTLEDTKRASVLLIRKLFLLMQNLDALPSNVYLTMKLYYYDDITPAEYQPPGFKEGECDSLWFEGMAVQFKVGEVQTAFHSLRVRVSAEQGRMEKLQEVNQLRETKKVPQRNPSKRGMIKVPPTKIYNEDDLPSEDESAQFKKPTRPVAKRQAAAKNPARKKRRT; via the exons ATGGCAGCAGGGAAGATGTGCGCCAGGAAGACCAAGGAGGAAACGGCAGAG TGGACAGGGTTGTTCCTGAACGACCTGAAGACCAGGCAGGAGTCCCTGGTGTTTGTCAAGAGGATGATGGCCGTGGCCGTCTCCTCCATCACTTACCTCAGAGGGATCTTCCCTGAGGACGCCTACAGATCCAGATATCTGGAAG ATCTGTGTGTCAAGGTTCTACGTGAAGACTGCAGCAGGCCTGGTGCCAGCAAAGTTGTGAAATG GATGATGGGCTGCTTTGATGCCATAGAGAAGCAGTAT CTCCAGATTGTGTTCATTGGG GTGTACACCAATCCAGATGAACCCAAT TGCATTATTGAATCTTACCAGTTCAAATTCAAATACACTGAGAAGGGACCAGAGATGGACATACTCAG GAACAACGACGTGAAGATTCAGGTGACGCTGGAGGACACCAAGAGAGCATCAGTTCTGCTCATCAGGAAGCTGTTCCTGCTCATGCAGAACCTGGACGCCCTTCCCAGTAACGTGTATCTCACCATGAAGCTCTACTACTATGACGACA TCACTCCTGCTGAATACCAGCCACCGGGCTTCAAGGAGGGTGAATGTGACAGTCTGTGGTTTGAAGGCATGGCTGTGCAATTCAAGGTGGGCGAGGTGCAGACGGCCTTCCACAGCTTGAGAGTCCGCGTGTCGGCGGAACAAGGCCGCATGGAGAAACTCCAGGAAGTGAATCAGCTTAGGGAGACCAAGAAGGTTCCTCAGAGAAATCCCTCAAAGAGGGGAATGATCAAG GTTCCACCAACGAAAATATACAATGAAGACGATCTACCCTCTGAAGATG agtctgcacagttcaAGAAACCCACCAGACCTGTGGCAAAG AGACAAGCAGCTGCCAAAAATCCGgcgaggaagaaaagaagaacttAG
- the prdx1 gene encoding peroxiredoxin-1, translating to MAAGNARIGKLAPDFTAKAVMPDGTFNDLTLSSYRGKYVVFFFYPLDFTFVCPTEIIAFSDAAEQFKKIDCEIIAASVDSHFSHFAWTNTPRKQGGLGSMKIPLVADTRRTISTDYGVLKEDEGIAFRGLFIIDDKGVLRQITINDLPVGRSVDETLRLVQAFQFTDKHGEVCPAGWKPGSDTIKPDIQKSKDFFSKQK from the exons ATGGCAGCAGGCAATGCCCGAATTGGAAAGCTGGCCCCAGACTTCACAGCCAAAGCGGTGATGCCAGATGGAACGTTCAACGATCTGACACTGTCCAGCTACAGAG GGAAGTAcgttgtcttcttcttctacccacTGGACTTCACCTTTGTATGTCCGACCGAAATCATCGCTTTCAGTGATGCTGCTGAACAGTTCAAGAAAATCGACTGTGAGATCATCGCTGCCTCTGTGGACTCACACTTCTCCCATTTTGCATG GACCAACACACCACGTAAGCAGGGCGGTCTGGGTTCCATGAAGATTCCCCTGGTAGCTGACACACGGCGCACCATCTCCACAGATTACGGCGTCCTGAAGGAAGATGAGGGCATCGCCTTCAG GGGTCTGTTCATCATTGACGACAAGGGCGTCCTGAGACAGATCACCATCAACGACCTCCCGGTGGGACGATCGGTAGATGAGACCTTGCGTCTGGTCCAAGCCTTTCAGTTCACCGACAAGCATGGAGAGG TCTGCCCAGCCGGCTGGAAACCAGGAAGTGACACCATCAAACCTGACATCCAGAAGAGCAAAGACTTCTTCTCCAAGCAGAAATGA